The proteins below come from a single Halostagnicola larsenii XH-48 genomic window:
- the infB gene encoding translation initiation factor IF-2 → MTDTDTHDPTSLRTPIVAVLGHVDHGKTSLLDKIRGSAVIEGEAGAITQHIGATAVPLDVISTIAGELVDPDDFDLPGLLFIDTPGHHSFTTLRSRGGALADIAILVVDVNDGFQPQTIEALDILKRSETPFIVAANKIDTVPGWNPNEDTPINDTYDAQSDRAASRLDESLYEIIGELSDEGFSADLYWRVQNFQRNVGVVPVSAMTGEGVPDLLAVMMGLSQRYMKAEMEIDVAGPGVGTVLEVKEEKGFGTTIDTVLYDGTIRSDDTVVVGGTNEPIVTDVRALLQPRPLAEIRTESRFEKVEAVKAASGIKIAAPELEHAMAGAPVRVVRDRDIEDVIEEVQAELADIAVDTDEQGVVVKADTLGSLEAMADALGEAEIPIVSAEVGDVAPRDVSVASTAEDPKQQAILGFNVDVLADAKTRAEQDDVKLFTDEVIYQLVEEYDEHVEELERAQQDTILENISRPARFRILPDHTFRQNDPAVVGVEVNAGTIQNNNFVVTWDGNETERVGQVKGIQEQGEDVDEARAGNRVSVAIDGPTVGRQIEEGDELWMEVPEKHAKILEQELTDEIPGDELEALNMYLEKQRKRDPFWGK, encoded by the coding sequence ATGACGGACACGGACACACACGACCCCACATCTCTCAGAACGCCGATCGTGGCCGTCCTCGGGCACGTCGATCACGGCAAGACGAGCCTCCTCGATAAGATACGTGGCTCGGCCGTTATCGAGGGCGAGGCCGGCGCGATCACACAGCACATCGGTGCCACTGCCGTTCCCCTAGACGTCATTTCGACGATCGCGGGCGAACTCGTCGACCCCGACGACTTCGATCTGCCCGGATTGCTCTTTATCGATACGCCGGGACACCACTCCTTTACGACGCTTCGCTCGCGCGGTGGTGCCCTCGCGGACATCGCAATCCTCGTCGTCGACGTCAACGACGGCTTCCAGCCGCAAACGATCGAGGCGCTCGATATCCTCAAGCGCTCGGAGACGCCCTTCATCGTCGCCGCGAACAAGATCGACACCGTCCCGGGCTGGAATCCGAACGAGGACACGCCGATCAACGACACTTACGACGCCCAGTCGGATCGGGCCGCCTCGAGACTCGACGAGAGCCTCTACGAGATCATCGGCGAGTTGAGCGACGAGGGGTTCTCGGCCGACCTCTACTGGCGGGTACAGAATTTCCAGCGCAACGTCGGCGTCGTCCCCGTCTCGGCGATGACCGGCGAGGGCGTCCCCGACCTGCTCGCCGTGATGATGGGGCTCTCCCAGCGCTACATGAAAGCGGAGATGGAAATCGACGTCGCCGGCCCCGGCGTCGGCACCGTCCTCGAGGTCAAAGAGGAGAAAGGGTTCGGAACGACCATCGATACGGTCCTCTACGACGGAACGATTCGCAGCGACGATACCGTCGTCGTCGGCGGAACGAACGAACCGATCGTCACCGACGTACGTGCGTTACTGCAGCCTCGACCGCTCGCCGAGATCCGCACCGAAAGCCGATTCGAAAAGGTCGAGGCGGTCAAAGCCGCCTCGGGGATCAAGATCGCCGCGCCCGAACTCGAGCACGCGATGGCCGGTGCGCCGGTTCGGGTCGTCCGAGACCGGGATATCGAGGACGTTATCGAAGAGGTGCAGGCCGAACTTGCCGACATCGCGGTCGACACCGACGAGCAGGGGGTCGTCGTCAAGGCCGACACCCTCGGGAGTCTCGAAGCGATGGCCGACGCGCTCGGTGAGGCCGAGATTCCAATCGTGAGCGCGGAAGTCGGCGACGTCGCGCCGCGGGACGTCTCCGTCGCGTCGACGGCCGAGGACCCGAAACAGCAGGCGATCCTCGGATTCAACGTCGACGTCCTCGCGGACGCCAAGACGCGGGCCGAACAGGACGACGTGAAACTGTTCACCGACGAGGTCATCTACCAGCTCGTCGAGGAGTACGACGAACACGTCGAAGAACTCGAGCGCGCCCAGCAGGATACGATCCTCGAGAACATCTCCCGGCCTGCGCGATTCCGGATCCTCCCGGACCACACCTTCCGGCAGAACGATCCGGCGGTCGTCGGCGTCGAAGTCAACGCCGGAACGATTCAGAACAACAACTTCGTCGTCACTTGGGACGGCAACGAGACCGAACGCGTCGGCCAGGTCAAAGGGATCCAAGAGCAAGGCGAGGACGTCGACGAGGCTCGCGCCGGCAATCGCGTCTCCGTCGCCATCGACGGCCCGACCGTCGGTCGACAGATCGAGGAAGGCGACGAACTCTGGATGGAAGTCCCCGAGAAACACGCCAAGATTCTGGAGCAGGAACTCACCGACGAGATTCCCGGCGACGAACTCGAGGCACTGAACATGTACCTCGAGAAACAACGCAAACGGGACCCGTTCTGGGGGAAATAG
- the pyrG gene encoding glutamine hydrolyzing CTP synthase: protein MPTDSDTNYDPTLGNKFIFVTGGVMSGLGKGITAASTGRLLKNAGFDVTAVKIDPYLNVDAGTMNPYQHGEVYVLKDGGEVDLDLGNYERFLDIDMTFDHNITTGKTYQHVIEKERSGDYLGKTVQIIPHITNDIKRRIREAAEGSDVCLVEVGGTVGDIEGMPYLEALRQFSHEEDDEDILFAHVTLVPYSKNGEQKTKPTQHSVKEVRSIGLQPDVIVGRCDDKLDPETKEKIALFCDIPTDAVFSNPDVEDVYHVPLVVEEEGLDDFVLEKFDLEDEALPSDERTKEWREVVTTEKSGEVDIALVGKYDLEDAYMSIHESLKHAGFELGVDVNVHWVAADEMAEGHGGQLEDVDGIIVPGGFGMRGTEGKINAVQYARENDVPFLGLCLGFQMAVVEYARNVLGLEGAHSAEMDAETPHPVIDILPEQYEVEDMGGTMRLGSHETRIESDTLAEEVYGDTSCTERHRHRYEVNPEYFEDFADEPFSFSGTAGNRMEILELEDHPYFFGTQFHPEYSSRPGDTSPPFLGLVETILAGSEAGADDADTQSGQEVTF, encoded by the coding sequence ATGCCGACGGACTCGGACACTAATTATGACCCCACACTGGGGAACAAGTTCATCTTCGTCACCGGCGGGGTGATGTCGGGACTCGGCAAGGGGATCACGGCCGCCAGCACCGGCCGACTCCTGAAAAACGCCGGTTTCGACGTGACCGCTGTGAAGATCGATCCGTACCTGAACGTCGACGCGGGGACGATGAATCCCTACCAGCACGGCGAGGTGTACGTGCTCAAAGACGGCGGGGAAGTCGACCTCGACCTGGGGAATTACGAGCGGTTCCTCGACATCGACATGACGTTCGATCACAACATCACGACGGGGAAGACCTACCAACACGTCATCGAGAAGGAGCGATCGGGCGACTACCTCGGGAAGACGGTTCAGATTATCCCCCACATCACGAACGATATCAAACGCCGCATTCGAGAGGCCGCGGAGGGAAGCGACGTCTGTCTCGTCGAGGTCGGGGGCACCGTCGGGGACATCGAGGGCATGCCCTACCTCGAGGCCCTGCGCCAGTTCTCTCACGAGGAAGACGACGAGGACATCCTCTTCGCGCACGTCACCCTCGTTCCCTACTCGAAAAACGGCGAACAGAAGACCAAACCGACCCAACACAGCGTCAAGGAGGTCCGGTCGATCGGACTCCAACCCGACGTCATCGTCGGGCGCTGTGACGACAAACTCGACCCCGAAACCAAAGAGAAGATCGCGCTGTTTTGTGACATCCCGACCGACGCGGTGTTCTCGAACCCCGACGTCGAGGACGTCTATCACGTCCCGCTGGTCGTCGAAGAGGAAGGACTCGACGACTTCGTCCTCGAGAAGTTCGACCTCGAGGACGAGGCGCTTCCCTCCGACGAACGAACGAAGGAGTGGCGCGAGGTCGTCACGACCGAAAAGTCGGGCGAAGTCGACATCGCGCTCGTCGGCAAGTACGACTTAGAGGACGCGTACATGTCGATCCACGAGTCGCTGAAACACGCCGGCTTCGAACTCGGCGTCGACGTGAACGTCCACTGGGTCGCGGCCGACGAGATGGCAGAGGGCCACGGGGGACAACTCGAGGACGTCGACGGGATCATCGTCCCCGGCGGGTTCGGCATGCGCGGAACCGAGGGGAAGATCAACGCGGTGCAGTACGCTCGCGAGAACGACGTGCCGTTTCTCGGCCTCTGTCTCGGATTCCAGATGGCGGTCGTCGAGTACGCCCGCAACGTGCTCGGTCTCGAGGGCGCACACTCGGCCGAGATGGACGCGGAGACGCCCCATCCGGTCATCGACATCCTGCCCGAGCAGTACGAGGTCGAGGACATGGGCGGAACGATGCGACTCGGGTCGCACGAAACGCGGATCGAGTCGGACACCCTCGCCGAGGAGGTTTACGGCGACACGTCCTGTACGGAACGACACCGACACCGCTACGAAGTCAACCCCGAGTACTTCGAGGACTTCGCCGACGAACCCTTCTCGTTCTCGGGAACGGCAGGAAATCGGATGGAGATCCTCGAACTCGAGGATCACCCGTACTTCTTCGGCACGCAGTTCCACCCCGAGTACAGTTCCCGCCCCGGCGACACGAGCCCGCCGTTTCTCGGACTCGTCGAGACGATCCTCGCAGGATCCGAGGCTGGTGCTGACGATGCGGACACGCAGAGCGGACAAGAGGTGACCTTCTGA
- a CDS encoding cyclophilin-like fold protein — protein sequence MSDLSVTVDDITLEATWIDDAPETRRALERELPLEGEAVRWGDELYFDVPLEVPPENQSEEVPVGAIAYWPTGSKLCLFWGPTPASRGEEPRATAPVNVVGRLEDVSALSDLEGGARVRFDAGK from the coding sequence ATGAGCGATCTCTCCGTCACCGTCGACGACATCACGCTCGAGGCCACGTGGATCGACGACGCCCCCGAAACACGCCGGGCGCTCGAGCGCGAACTGCCGCTCGAGGGCGAGGCCGTCCGCTGGGGCGACGAACTGTACTTCGATGTGCCTCTCGAGGTGCCGCCCGAAAACCAGTCCGAGGAGGTCCCGGTCGGCGCGATCGCCTACTGGCCGACGGGAAGCAAGCTCTGTCTGTTCTGGGGGCCGACGCCGGCGAGTCGCGGCGAGGAACCGCGAGCGACGGCTCCGGTCAACGTAGTCGGCAGGCTCGAAGACGTTTCGGCGCTGTCGGATCTCGAGGGCGGCGCTCGAGTGCGGTTCGACGCCGGCAAGTGA
- a CDS encoding PRC-barrel domain-containing protein, with protein sequence MSDILAENLSGKSVMGSDGVELGMLYNVTMDIKSGKLHDLVIDPDEELPGHAVDFDRDDTGRFLVPVSRVQAVKDYIVVKR encoded by the coding sequence ATGAGCGACATACTCGCCGAAAACCTCTCGGGGAAGTCCGTCATGGGATCCGACGGAGTCGAACTGGGAATGCTCTACAACGTCACGATGGACATCAAATCAGGAAAGCTGCACGACCTCGTCATCGACCCCGACGAGGAGCTACCCGGCCACGCAGTCGATTTCGACCGCGACGACACTGGCCGGTTCCTCGTGCCCGTCAGCCGCGTCCAGGCCGTCAAAGACTACATCGTCGTCAAGCGCTAA
- a CDS encoding NOB1 family endonuclease, protein MYILDSSAFIHDFHTTEQSATIPLVREELEDESAYRYDAMEGSGMHIHIPNEDTTEKVERAARESGDFETLSETDIRLVAASFELDGVLVTDDYAMQNVAEKLNVDVEVIARDGIEEQRDWLFQCQGCGREFDDEKDRCPICGSGLARKNPS, encoded by the coding sequence ATGTACATTCTCGATTCCTCGGCTTTTATCCACGATTTTCACACGACAGAACAGTCTGCGACCATCCCGCTCGTCCGCGAAGAACTCGAGGACGAGAGCGCCTATCGCTACGACGCGATGGAGGGCTCCGGAATGCACATTCACATTCCGAACGAGGACACCACCGAGAAGGTCGAACGGGCCGCTCGAGAGTCGGGCGACTTCGAGACGCTTTCGGAAACGGATATCCGACTCGTCGCGGCGAGTTTCGAACTCGACGGCGTGCTCGTCACCGACGACTACGCGATGCAAAACGTCGCGGAGAAACTCAACGTCGACGTCGAAGTGATCGCTCGAGACGGCATCGAAGAACAGCGAGATTGGCTGTTCCAGTGTCAGGGCTGCGGTCGGGAGTTCGACGACGAGAAGGACCGCTGTCCCATCTGCGGGTCCGGACTCGCTCGTAAAAACCCGAGCTAA
- a CDS encoding CPBP family intramembrane glutamic endopeptidase, with product MGTTAQSDADGDPGGIDVVPAVGTIVTALAMGCLLVPVRQGVDEPTVLGASAFAIIAVVAFLARRHGVLERQQSGLVAAASSALVVILSATAIMLGTSGSIILPEVGWSISLLFGAFVTSFAAAGVAIADYASVSGAGLSRRTGHFLEMVILGLAGLVAMQVASVVVSIPMMVAVGELTEFQWQFVSYLATGLGLGTVAFGYLAVRDYSLSYIDIKAPTLQTVVWMVVGLFLIFGANIAVSVLMTGAGVESAEHSLSETVEQNIGLVVIIIPAMILIVGPFEELLYRNVVQKSLYGTFSRPSAIVVASTVFAVVHVGAYATAGAGEVLASLASVFALSLVLGTIYERTDNLVVPALVHGCYNALLFVPYLLS from the coding sequence ATGGGCACGACAGCACAGTCGGATGCAGACGGTGATCCGGGTGGTATCGACGTCGTTCCGGCCGTCGGAACGATCGTCACCGCACTCGCCATGGGATGTCTCCTGGTCCCCGTTCGGCAGGGCGTCGACGAGCCGACCGTCCTGGGGGCGAGCGCCTTCGCTATCATCGCCGTCGTAGCCTTTCTTGCGAGACGCCACGGCGTGCTCGAGCGCCAGCAAAGCGGTCTCGTCGCCGCCGCCTCGAGCGCCCTCGTCGTGATCCTCTCGGCGACGGCGATCATGCTCGGTACGTCCGGATCGATTATCTTACCAGAGGTCGGATGGTCGATATCGCTGCTCTTCGGGGCCTTTGTGACGAGTTTTGCCGCCGCGGGCGTCGCGATCGCAGACTACGCCAGCGTCTCGGGTGCGGGACTGAGCCGCCGAACCGGACACTTCCTCGAGATGGTAATCCTGGGACTCGCCGGACTAGTCGCGATGCAGGTCGCATCGGTCGTTGTTTCGATACCGATGATGGTTGCGGTCGGAGAACTGACCGAGTTCCAGTGGCAATTCGTAAGCTACCTCGCGACCGGCCTCGGCCTCGGAACGGTTGCGTTCGGCTATCTCGCGGTTCGAGACTACAGCCTGTCGTACATCGATATCAAGGCACCGACGCTCCAGACGGTGGTGTGGATGGTCGTCGGCCTCTTTCTGATCTTCGGCGCGAACATCGCAGTATCGGTCCTCATGACCGGCGCTGGCGTCGAATCCGCAGAACACAGTCTGTCCGAAACAGTCGAACAGAACATCGGACTCGTCGTCATCATCATCCCGGCGATGATACTGATCGTCGGTCCGTTCGAAGAACTCCTGTACCGAAACGTCGTCCAGAAGTCTCTCTATGGAACGTTCTCTCGACCCAGTGCCATCGTCGTCGCGAGCACCGTCTTCGCGGTCGTTCACGTCGGTGCCTACGCGACTGCGGGCGCTGGGGAAGTACTCGCCAGTTTAGCGAGCGTCTTCGCGCTCTCGCTGGTCCTCGGGACGATCTACGAGCGGACGGACAACCTGGTCGTCCCAGCACTCGTCCACGGCTGCTACAACGCCCTGTTGTTCGTCCCGTACCTCCTTTCTTGA